A single Drosophila ananassae strain 14024-0371.13 chromosome 3L, ASM1763931v2, whole genome shotgun sequence DNA region contains:
- the LOC6495751 gene encoding KAT8 regulatory NSL complex subunit 3 isoform X1 — translation MLQQNINKSGGSKPPSPEIITYSPSKFMTRVGPGENTYTTSSHLRTHTHTQAATGTAATATTKTNNSTVGSGSGSGSTSYYVVKAGSLGSAASMTGSVKVSTPPKAGTVTKSPSLAVTSPATPTESSSTISAPSESSFCNDKMEHSYMRDPPIRSDACNGLAPARNILVRHPPQCPSCHTYPQQQSEELAEFQQAHVPPYDEIAAKEAMHECARIAKYVKNNNSDEQDWVARVNQFGWTPQQQLLFEKVTGILDQDQLARLANDKRQHEAVHRRVSIDKSASRLRKALANVGWDQRITQWLHALLMEYLSPSYMASYLDILQTLKSKLPTLVDKMLFSRPLNSSQELLAPVMKKRWEPNILPKGRQLTHNAIMVVLPTMPTSGHVPERMQKWYQALATITQVVQITLPNTNNRIANQNLDQVAETIVSLTRVKIHELRTENPNRGIILIGFNAGSALALQVALSESVACVVCMGFAYNTARGPRGTPDDRMLDIKAPILFVIGQNSARTSQEEMEGLRERMQSESSLVVVGSADDALRVPKSKRRIEGVTQSMVDAMVIDELFDFVNRTLSNPPGPRMPTSLMHNQNYQRQPKPSHILADGNANKAAQMMRKRKIDGGQDDGMCLPAKSKFPPHSRASKPKPPRLIDPFAAKRKVGRPRTRPLPKTVGAIGLGSKKKSTSSPQDKQNLSSDELNQSIEFILDETMEYDDAQSTGGAIGVGASSATSAGGSALPKVITPGALGKPHPTPVNLAAGTKIKMIPPNQFVQIKTLPSQVGNAKLINYALNKSGGGTPTHSTIGNIVKTIPGPSGSGQQVYTLKGSAQSGASASGSGASSIQGQQKYTVFKNANGMTMLQLTKNVPTPPASSSSPSLDLSNIIDMPIVFADNEGNIAEQQKQADKEHKPVPIRTASKSPLIISQKIIKEANKPSGMVTTNKPGTNIVLNKGLHQLLTPSPVGGGQNKVVYLNRSSIKPVTGGHRVPIRIVSSPKTGGASNTATSSPLLVDPATGALVPSVKTVNIQAIKPTTSSLPPGALRHAGNVSLGNKTYQQFQVINSPAGSTTVSADGKAVRNIYFKSAAGLKQVPVQMIANRVSGVASSTSSPGTAVRRVVNIGPVPKISTTPGVADAKVIKLQTATAAPSSQSKI, via the exons ATGCTTCAACAGAATATAAATAAGAGTGGCGGCAGCAAGCCGCCGAGTCCGGAGATTATAACCTACAGTCCAAGCAAATTCATGACCCGAGTCGGTCCAGGCGAAAACACATACACCACAAGCTCACACTtgcgcacacacacacacacgcaggCAGCTACGGGAACAGCCGCCaccgcaacaacaaaaacaaataattcgACCGTGGGtagcggcagcggcagtggaTCCACATCGTACTATGTGGTGAAGGCCGGATCACTGGGCAGCGCAGCCTCGATGACGGGATCCGTTAAAGTTAGCACTCCGCCCAAGGCCGGCACAGTGACGAAGTCCCCATCGCTGGCCGTCACATCGCCCGCCACACCAACCGAGAGT TCTAGCACCATCTCCGCGCCCAGTGAATCCTCGTTCTGCAACGACAAAATGGAGCACAGCTACATGAGGGATCCCCCCATTCGTAGCGATGCCTGCAATGGGCTGGCACCTGCCCGTAATATATTGGTTCGTCATCCGCCGCAGTGCCCCAGTTGCCACACATATCCGCAGCAACAGAGCGAAGAGCTGGCAGAGTTTCAGCAGGCCCATGTGCCGCCGTACGATGAGATAGCCGCCAAGGAGGCCATGCATGAGTGCGCCCGCATCGCCAAGTAtgtgaaaaacaacaactccGACGAACAGGATTGGGTGGCTCGTGTCAACCA ATTTGGATGGACACCCCAGCAGCAGTTACTGTTCGAGAAAGTCACTGGAATACTGGACCAGGATCAACTGGCGCGCTTGGCCAACGACAAGCGACAACACGAAGCCGTCCACCGCCGCGTCAGCATCGACAAGTCTGCCTCCCGGCTGCGAAAAGCTCTGGCCAATGTGGGCTGGGACCAGCGTATAACACAGTGGCTGCATGCGCTTCTCATGGAGTACTTGTCGCCATCGTACATGGCCTCCTACCTAGACATTCTGCAGACTCTAAAATCAAAGCTGCCCACGCTGGTGGACAAAATGCTGTTCAGCAGACCGCTCAACAGCTCACAGGAACTCCTGGCACCGGTCATGAAAAAGCGTTGGGAACCCAACATTCTGCCCAAGGGGCGTCAGCTTACGCACAATGCTATTATGGTAGTGCTGCCCACTATGCCCACCAGTGGCCATGTTCCAGAACGGATGCAGAAGTGGTATCAGGCGTTGGCCACCATCACCCAGGTGGTGCAAATAACGCTTCCCAATACGA ATAACAGAATCGCTAATCAAAATCTGGACCAAGTGGCGGAGACCATTGTTTCACTGACTCGCGTTAAAATCCACGAGTTGCGCACAGAGAATCCCAACCGTGGCATCATCCTAATCGGTTTCAATGCCGGATCTGCCTTAGCCCTCCAGGTTGCGCTCTCGGAGAGTGTGGCCTGTGTGGTGTGCATGGGCTTTGCCTACAATACAGCGCGTGGGCCGCGTGGCACTCCCGACGACCGCATGCTGGACATCAAGGCTCCGATTCTGTTCGTCATTGGCCAGAACTCGGCACGCACCAGCCAGGAGGAAATGGAGGGACTGCGCGAACGCATGCAGTCCGAATCGtcgttggtggtggtgggcaGTGCGGATGATGCTCTGCGGGTGCCGAAGAGCAAGCGGCGCATCGAGGGCGTGACTCAGTCGATGGTGGATGCCATGGTGATT GATGAACTCTTCGACTTTGTGAATCGTACGTTGAGCAATCCTCCTGGGCCCCGCATGCCCACGTCGCTGATGCACAACCAGAATTACCAACGGCAGCCGAAGCCTTCCCACATTCTGGCCGATGGAAATGCCAACAAGGCGGCTCAGATGATGCGGAAGAGGAAGATAGATGGTGGTCAGGATGATGGAATGTGTCTGCCGGCAAAGTCAAAGTTTCCGCCGCACA GTCGTGCCTCCAAGCCGAAGCCGCCACGCCTCATTGATCCGTTTGCTGCCAAGCGAAAGG TTGGAAGACCTCGCACTCGCCCATTGCCAAAAACAGTTGGCGCGATTGGCTTgggaagcaaaaaaaaaagcacatCTTCTCCTCAAGACAAACAGAACCTAAGCAGCGATGAACTAAACCAATCCATTGAATTCATCTTAGATGAGACCATGGAGTATGACGATGCGCAGTCCACTGGTGGCGCTATTGGTGTTGGGGCATCATCAGCAACAAGTGCCGGAGGATCGGCTCTGCCCAAGGTGATTACACCCGGTGCTCTGGGCAAACCGCATCCCACTCCTGTCAACCTGGCAGCCGGCACCAAGATCAAAATGATCCCGCCGAACCAGTTTGTCCAGATTAAGACGCTGCCCAGCCAGGTGGGGAACGCGAAACTCATTAACTACGCTTTGAATAAGTCTGGCGGTGGGACGCCCACCCATTCCACAATTGGTAACATTGTGAAGACCATCCCCGGGCCGTCGGGTAGTGGCCAGCAGGTGTACACCCTCAAGGGATCTGCGCAATCAGGGGCATCTGCATCCGGATCAGGCGCATCTTCAATCCAGGGACAGCAGAAGTACACGGTGTTCAAGAATGCCAATGGCATGACTATGCTGCAGCTCACCAAGAACGTGCCCACTCCGCCGGCCAGCAGCTCATCGCCGAGCCTGGATCTGTCCAACATCATCGATATGCCCATTGTGTTTGCCGACAACGAAGGCAACATAGCGGAGCAGCAGAAGCAAGCGGATAAGGAACATAAGCCAG tgCCTATTCGCACTGCGAGCAAGAGTCCCCTGATCATCAGTCAGAAAATCATAAAGGAGGCTAATAAGCCATCCGGCATGGTCACCACCAACAAGCCAGGCACCAACATAGTACTAAACAAGGGTCTCCACCAACTGTTAACCCCGTCCCCGGTCGGTGGCGGTCAGAACAAGGTGGTGTACCTGAACCGGAGCTCTATAAAGCCAGTAACCGGCGGCCATCGCGTCCCCATCCGCATTGTGAGCAGCCCAAAGACAGGCGGTGCATCGAATACCGCCACAAGCAGTCCCCTGCTGGTCGATCCTGCCACAGGAGCTCTTGTTCCCAGCGTCAAGACTGTGAATATCCAGGCCATAAAACCAACAACGTCGTCCCTTCCCCCGGGTGCTCTGCGTCATGCGGGCAATGTCAGCCTGGGGAACAAGACCTACCAGCAGTTCCAAGTCATTAACAGCCCGGCTGGATCCACAACGGTGTCAGCCGATGGCAAGGCCGTTCGGAACATATACTTCAAGTCGGCCGCCGGATTGAAACAAGTGCCTGTTCAGATGATAGCGAATCGCGTTTCTGGAGTAGCATCTTCCACATCGTCGCCAGGAACTGCTGTACGCCGGGTGGTTAACATTGGTCCCGTGCCCAAGATATCAACCACTCCGGGCGTCGCCGATGCAAAGGTTATCAAGCTTCAGACGGCGACAGCAGCTCCCTCCAGTCAGAGCAAAATCTAG
- the LOC6495751 gene encoding KAT8 regulatory NSL complex subunit 3 isoform X3: MLQQNINKSGGSKPPSPEIITYSPSKFMTRVGPGENTYTTSSHLRTHTHTQAATGTAATATTKTNNSTVGSGSGSGSTSYYVVKAGSLGSAASMTGSVKVSTPPKAGTVTKSPSLAVTSPATPTESSSTISAPSESSFCNDKMEHSYMRDPPIRSDACNGLAPARNILVRHPPQCPSCHTYPQQQSEELAEFQQAHVPPYDEIAAKEAMHECARIAKYVKNNNSDEQDWVARVNQFGWTPQQQLLFEKVTGILDQDQLARLANDKRQHEAVHRRVSIDKSASRLRKALANVGWDQRITQWLHALLMEYLSPSYMASYLDILQTLKSKLPTLVDKMLFSRPLNSSQELLAPVMKKRWEPNILPKGRQLTHNAIMVVLPTMPTSGHVPERMQKWYQALATITQVVQITLPNTNNRIANQNLDQVAETIVSLTRVKIHELRTENPNRGIILIGFNAGSALALQVALSESVACVVCMGFAYNTARGPRGTPDDRMLDIKAPILFVIGQNSARTSQEEMEGLRERMQSESSLVVVGSADDALRVPKSKRRIEGVTQSMVDAMVIDELFDFVNRTLSNPPGPRMPTSLMHNQNYQRQPKPSHILADGNANKAAQMMRKRKIDGGQDDGMCLPAKSKFPPHNETMEYDDAQSTGGAIGVGASSATSAGGSALPKVITPGALGKPHPTPVNLAAGTKIKMIPPNQFVQIKTLPSQVGNAKLINYALNKSGGGTPTHSTIGNIVKTIPGPSGSGQQVYTLKGSAQSGASASGSGASSIQGQQKYTVFKNANGMTMLQLTKNVPTPPASSSSPSLDLSNIIDMPIVFADNEGNIAEQQKQADKEHKPVPIRTASKSPLIISQKIIKEANKPSGMVTTNKPGTNIVLNKGLHQLLTPSPVGGGQNKVVYLNRSSIKPVTGGHRVPIRIVSSPKTGGASNTATSSPLLVDPATGALVPSVKTVNIQAIKPTTSSLPPGALRHAGNVSLGNKTYQQFQVINSPAGSTTVSADGKAVRNIYFKSAAGLKQVPVQMIANRVSGVASSTSSPGTAVRRVVNIGPVPKISTTPGVADAKVIKLQTATAAPSSQSKI; the protein is encoded by the exons ATGCTTCAACAGAATATAAATAAGAGTGGCGGCAGCAAGCCGCCGAGTCCGGAGATTATAACCTACAGTCCAAGCAAATTCATGACCCGAGTCGGTCCAGGCGAAAACACATACACCACAAGCTCACACTtgcgcacacacacacacacgcaggCAGCTACGGGAACAGCCGCCaccgcaacaacaaaaacaaataattcgACCGTGGGtagcggcagcggcagtggaTCCACATCGTACTATGTGGTGAAGGCCGGATCACTGGGCAGCGCAGCCTCGATGACGGGATCCGTTAAAGTTAGCACTCCGCCCAAGGCCGGCACAGTGACGAAGTCCCCATCGCTGGCCGTCACATCGCCCGCCACACCAACCGAGAGT TCTAGCACCATCTCCGCGCCCAGTGAATCCTCGTTCTGCAACGACAAAATGGAGCACAGCTACATGAGGGATCCCCCCATTCGTAGCGATGCCTGCAATGGGCTGGCACCTGCCCGTAATATATTGGTTCGTCATCCGCCGCAGTGCCCCAGTTGCCACACATATCCGCAGCAACAGAGCGAAGAGCTGGCAGAGTTTCAGCAGGCCCATGTGCCGCCGTACGATGAGATAGCCGCCAAGGAGGCCATGCATGAGTGCGCCCGCATCGCCAAGTAtgtgaaaaacaacaactccGACGAACAGGATTGGGTGGCTCGTGTCAACCA ATTTGGATGGACACCCCAGCAGCAGTTACTGTTCGAGAAAGTCACTGGAATACTGGACCAGGATCAACTGGCGCGCTTGGCCAACGACAAGCGACAACACGAAGCCGTCCACCGCCGCGTCAGCATCGACAAGTCTGCCTCCCGGCTGCGAAAAGCTCTGGCCAATGTGGGCTGGGACCAGCGTATAACACAGTGGCTGCATGCGCTTCTCATGGAGTACTTGTCGCCATCGTACATGGCCTCCTACCTAGACATTCTGCAGACTCTAAAATCAAAGCTGCCCACGCTGGTGGACAAAATGCTGTTCAGCAGACCGCTCAACAGCTCACAGGAACTCCTGGCACCGGTCATGAAAAAGCGTTGGGAACCCAACATTCTGCCCAAGGGGCGTCAGCTTACGCACAATGCTATTATGGTAGTGCTGCCCACTATGCCCACCAGTGGCCATGTTCCAGAACGGATGCAGAAGTGGTATCAGGCGTTGGCCACCATCACCCAGGTGGTGCAAATAACGCTTCCCAATACGA ATAACAGAATCGCTAATCAAAATCTGGACCAAGTGGCGGAGACCATTGTTTCACTGACTCGCGTTAAAATCCACGAGTTGCGCACAGAGAATCCCAACCGTGGCATCATCCTAATCGGTTTCAATGCCGGATCTGCCTTAGCCCTCCAGGTTGCGCTCTCGGAGAGTGTGGCCTGTGTGGTGTGCATGGGCTTTGCCTACAATACAGCGCGTGGGCCGCGTGGCACTCCCGACGACCGCATGCTGGACATCAAGGCTCCGATTCTGTTCGTCATTGGCCAGAACTCGGCACGCACCAGCCAGGAGGAAATGGAGGGACTGCGCGAACGCATGCAGTCCGAATCGtcgttggtggtggtgggcaGTGCGGATGATGCTCTGCGGGTGCCGAAGAGCAAGCGGCGCATCGAGGGCGTGACTCAGTCGATGGTGGATGCCATGGTGATT GATGAACTCTTCGACTTTGTGAATCGTACGTTGAGCAATCCTCCTGGGCCCCGCATGCCCACGTCGCTGATGCACAACCAGAATTACCAACGGCAGCCGAAGCCTTCCCACATTCTGGCCGATGGAAATGCCAACAAGGCGGCTCAGATGATGCGGAAGAGGAAGATAGATGGTGGTCAGGATGATGGAATGTGTCTGCCGGCAAAGTCAAAGTTTCCGCCGCACA ATGAGACCATGGAGTATGACGATGCGCAGTCCACTGGTGGCGCTATTGGTGTTGGGGCATCATCAGCAACAAGTGCCGGAGGATCGGCTCTGCCCAAGGTGATTACACCCGGTGCTCTGGGCAAACCGCATCCCACTCCTGTCAACCTGGCAGCCGGCACCAAGATCAAAATGATCCCGCCGAACCAGTTTGTCCAGATTAAGACGCTGCCCAGCCAGGTGGGGAACGCGAAACTCATTAACTACGCTTTGAATAAGTCTGGCGGTGGGACGCCCACCCATTCCACAATTGGTAACATTGTGAAGACCATCCCCGGGCCGTCGGGTAGTGGCCAGCAGGTGTACACCCTCAAGGGATCTGCGCAATCAGGGGCATCTGCATCCGGATCAGGCGCATCTTCAATCCAGGGACAGCAGAAGTACACGGTGTTCAAGAATGCCAATGGCATGACTATGCTGCAGCTCACCAAGAACGTGCCCACTCCGCCGGCCAGCAGCTCATCGCCGAGCCTGGATCTGTCCAACATCATCGATATGCCCATTGTGTTTGCCGACAACGAAGGCAACATAGCGGAGCAGCAGAAGCAAGCGGATAAGGAACATAAGCCAG tgCCTATTCGCACTGCGAGCAAGAGTCCCCTGATCATCAGTCAGAAAATCATAAAGGAGGCTAATAAGCCATCCGGCATGGTCACCACCAACAAGCCAGGCACCAACATAGTACTAAACAAGGGTCTCCACCAACTGTTAACCCCGTCCCCGGTCGGTGGCGGTCAGAACAAGGTGGTGTACCTGAACCGGAGCTCTATAAAGCCAGTAACCGGCGGCCATCGCGTCCCCATCCGCATTGTGAGCAGCCCAAAGACAGGCGGTGCATCGAATACCGCCACAAGCAGTCCCCTGCTGGTCGATCCTGCCACAGGAGCTCTTGTTCCCAGCGTCAAGACTGTGAATATCCAGGCCATAAAACCAACAACGTCGTCCCTTCCCCCGGGTGCTCTGCGTCATGCGGGCAATGTCAGCCTGGGGAACAAGACCTACCAGCAGTTCCAAGTCATTAACAGCCCGGCTGGATCCACAACGGTGTCAGCCGATGGCAAGGCCGTTCGGAACATATACTTCAAGTCGGCCGCCGGATTGAAACAAGTGCCTGTTCAGATGATAGCGAATCGCGTTTCTGGAGTAGCATCTTCCACATCGTCGCCAGGAACTGCTGTACGCCGGGTGGTTAACATTGGTCCCGTGCCCAAGATATCAACCACTCCGGGCGTCGCCGATGCAAAGGTTATCAAGCTTCAGACGGCGACAGCAGCTCCCTCCAGTCAGAGCAAAATCTAG
- the LOC6495751 gene encoding KAT8 regulatory NSL complex subunit 3 isoform X7, with protein sequence MLQQNINKSGGSKPPSPEIITYSPSKFMTRVGPGENTYTTSSHLRTHTHTQAATGTAATATTKTNNSTVGSGSGSGSTSYYVVKAGSLGSAASMTGSVKVSTPPKAGTVTKSPSLAVTSPATPTESSSTISAPSESSFCNDKMEHSYMRDPPIRSDACNGLAPARNILVRHPPQCPSCHTYPQQQSEELAEFQQAHVPPYDEIAAKEAMHECARIAKYVKNNNSDEQDWVARVNQFGWTPQQQLLFEKVTGILDQDQLARLANDKRQHEAVHRRVSIDKSASRLRKALANVGWDQRITQWLHALLMEYLSPSYMASYLDILQTLKSKLPTLVDKMLFSRPLNSSQELLAPVMKKRWEPNILPKGRQLTHNAIMVVLPTMPTSGHVPERMQKWYQALATITQVVQITLPNTNNRIANQNLDQVAETIVSLTRVKIHELRTENPNRGIILIGFNAGSALALQVALSESVACVVCMGFAYNTARGPRGTPDDRMLDIKAPILFVIGQNSARTSQEEMEGLRERMQSESSLVVVGSADDALRVPKSKRRIEGVTQSMVDAMVIDELFDFVNRTLSNPPGPRMPTSLMHNQNYQRQPKPSHILADGNANKAAQMMRKRKIDGGQDDGMCLPAKSKFPPHSRASKPKPPRLIDPFAAKRKGKLKWAPFFSFSKS encoded by the exons ATGCTTCAACAGAATATAAATAAGAGTGGCGGCAGCAAGCCGCCGAGTCCGGAGATTATAACCTACAGTCCAAGCAAATTCATGACCCGAGTCGGTCCAGGCGAAAACACATACACCACAAGCTCACACTtgcgcacacacacacacacgcaggCAGCTACGGGAACAGCCGCCaccgcaacaacaaaaacaaataattcgACCGTGGGtagcggcagcggcagtggaTCCACATCGTACTATGTGGTGAAGGCCGGATCACTGGGCAGCGCAGCCTCGATGACGGGATCCGTTAAAGTTAGCACTCCGCCCAAGGCCGGCACAGTGACGAAGTCCCCATCGCTGGCCGTCACATCGCCCGCCACACCAACCGAGAGT TCTAGCACCATCTCCGCGCCCAGTGAATCCTCGTTCTGCAACGACAAAATGGAGCACAGCTACATGAGGGATCCCCCCATTCGTAGCGATGCCTGCAATGGGCTGGCACCTGCCCGTAATATATTGGTTCGTCATCCGCCGCAGTGCCCCAGTTGCCACACATATCCGCAGCAACAGAGCGAAGAGCTGGCAGAGTTTCAGCAGGCCCATGTGCCGCCGTACGATGAGATAGCCGCCAAGGAGGCCATGCATGAGTGCGCCCGCATCGCCAAGTAtgtgaaaaacaacaactccGACGAACAGGATTGGGTGGCTCGTGTCAACCA ATTTGGATGGACACCCCAGCAGCAGTTACTGTTCGAGAAAGTCACTGGAATACTGGACCAGGATCAACTGGCGCGCTTGGCCAACGACAAGCGACAACACGAAGCCGTCCACCGCCGCGTCAGCATCGACAAGTCTGCCTCCCGGCTGCGAAAAGCTCTGGCCAATGTGGGCTGGGACCAGCGTATAACACAGTGGCTGCATGCGCTTCTCATGGAGTACTTGTCGCCATCGTACATGGCCTCCTACCTAGACATTCTGCAGACTCTAAAATCAAAGCTGCCCACGCTGGTGGACAAAATGCTGTTCAGCAGACCGCTCAACAGCTCACAGGAACTCCTGGCACCGGTCATGAAAAAGCGTTGGGAACCCAACATTCTGCCCAAGGGGCGTCAGCTTACGCACAATGCTATTATGGTAGTGCTGCCCACTATGCCCACCAGTGGCCATGTTCCAGAACGGATGCAGAAGTGGTATCAGGCGTTGGCCACCATCACCCAGGTGGTGCAAATAACGCTTCCCAATACGA ATAACAGAATCGCTAATCAAAATCTGGACCAAGTGGCGGAGACCATTGTTTCACTGACTCGCGTTAAAATCCACGAGTTGCGCACAGAGAATCCCAACCGTGGCATCATCCTAATCGGTTTCAATGCCGGATCTGCCTTAGCCCTCCAGGTTGCGCTCTCGGAGAGTGTGGCCTGTGTGGTGTGCATGGGCTTTGCCTACAATACAGCGCGTGGGCCGCGTGGCACTCCCGACGACCGCATGCTGGACATCAAGGCTCCGATTCTGTTCGTCATTGGCCAGAACTCGGCACGCACCAGCCAGGAGGAAATGGAGGGACTGCGCGAACGCATGCAGTCCGAATCGtcgttggtggtggtgggcaGTGCGGATGATGCTCTGCGGGTGCCGAAGAGCAAGCGGCGCATCGAGGGCGTGACTCAGTCGATGGTGGATGCCATGGTGATT GATGAACTCTTCGACTTTGTGAATCGTACGTTGAGCAATCCTCCTGGGCCCCGCATGCCCACGTCGCTGATGCACAACCAGAATTACCAACGGCAGCCGAAGCCTTCCCACATTCTGGCCGATGGAAATGCCAACAAGGCGGCTCAGATGATGCGGAAGAGGAAGATAGATGGTGGTCAGGATGATGGAATGTGTCTGCCGGCAAAGTCAAAGTTTCCGCCGCACA GTCGTGCCTCCAAGCCGAAGCCGCCACGCCTCATTGATCCGTTTGCTGCCAAGCGAAAGGGTAAACTCAAATGGGCACcgtttttttccttttccaaATCCTAA